A genomic region of Pyrus communis chromosome 14, drPyrComm1.1, whole genome shotgun sequence contains the following coding sequences:
- the LOC137714217 gene encoding F-box protein At2g27310-like, with protein sequence MSFSVVTTSAVDQGDGASISAIHPDIITAHILTRLDGQTLAAAACASSELRAFSAEEKLWRDVSTSTWPSITDPRVEDLISTFPAGHRSFFSDSFPLLDHSPSQYNLRCSSPTAELISAVDIFYKDQLIFSKVEESETESGWFLFSPFRVELLDRKETVPIPIRHVGEDQKSLKHLEDNLSLSWIVIDPARKRAANLSSRRAVTVQRHWLTGEIQLRFATILAREKKGEYVQCGMVVTCKGSEGGELHVREVSMQVEGMEGNHLNGRESLVILQRAIEGGMRRKEVNGKARFDEYLEMKRERRERKERRENALDMICITAGVTIFLAFWSFVLFR encoded by the coding sequence ATGAGCTTTTCAGTTGTAACAACATCGGCCGTCGATCAGGGCGACGGAGCTTCAATCTCCGCCATCCATCCCGACATCATCACTGCTCACATCCTTACCCGCCTCGACGGCCAGACCTTGGCTGCCGCGGCCTGCGCTTCCTCCGAATTACGCGCCTTCTCCGCCGAAGAAAAACTCTGGCGGGACGTCAGCACCTCCACTTGGCCTTCCATCACCGATCCACGTGTCGAGGACCTCATTTCCACTTTCCCTGCCGGTCACCGCTCATTCTTCTCCGACTCTTTCCCGCTCCTCGACCACTCCCCCTCCCAATACAATCTCAGGTGTTCGTCTCCCACCGCGGAGTTAATCTCGGCCGTCGATATTTTTTACAAAGACCAGCTCATTTTCTCGAAAGTTGAAGAGTCCGAAACCGAGTCCGGGTGGTTCCTCTTCTCGCCCTTCCGAGTTGAATTACTTGACAGGAAAGAAACCGTCCCAATACCAATCCGACAtgtcggggaagaccaaaagtcGTTGAAGCACTTGGAGGACAACTTGAGCCTGAGCTGGATCGTGATCGACCCGGCCCGGAAACGGGCGGCGAACTTGTCGAGCCGGAGGGCGGTGACGGTGCAGCGGCACTGGCTAACGGGGGAGATACAGCTGCGCTTCGCGACGATTTTGGCGAGGGAGAAGAAGGGGGAGTATGTACAGTGTGGGATGGTGGTCACGTGCAAGGGAAGCGAAGGAGGGGAGCTGCATGTGAGAGAGGTGAGCATGCAGGTGGAGGGAATGGAGGGGAACCACTTGAACGGCAGGGAGAGTTTGGTAATTTTGCAGAGAGCAATCGAGGGAGGGATGAGGAGGAAGGAGGTAAACGGGAAGGCGAGGTTCGATGAATACTTggagatgaagagagagaggagagagagaaaggagaggagagagaatgcCTTGGACATGATCTGCATTACTGCTGGGGTTACTATTTTCTTGGCGTTCTGGTCATTTGTCTTGTTCAGATAA